In Dermacentor andersoni chromosome 4, qqDerAnde1_hic_scaffold, whole genome shotgun sequence, the following proteins share a genomic window:
- the LOC126536867 gene encoding uncharacterized protein: protein MATAFNEVNVANETPLMFSRSSSLGSLSSLDRQAALNAHNLAVNQSQHTSGAVSPSDLPDSPSQTMPPSPRHRSPEPAFRLPPCRKPIPQPIGGVFQDCPRSFAEEGTPCRMSQATSLSSLTQDDDTSNIEKLLRHDDEHGAFQESSFEEERDGQARFVDGTYYGRKHMQGQSHLPPHSITGIDEGAVEVFADTTRRYAQEGTPRGYSRPESPYSLANENTCPQSGIVPDWDDDYQMRPHRKKQPVPFDNSRSHRWSGERVQKSHATHKHVSFNDNCVMRTSHEDAAVPYFAEDCVRVYCTEGTPSVLSHAPSLNDLGSAKAWPNPQGSGEHMLEASPDGCQRPSSQSSQANPKSPRCHKRASISDDCHLHSPHETASPSFEEDCLRVYCTEDTPSLLSHSASFTDLSISHDDGKNWESTEHSPKPSFAKAEALIDVSDEEEGSADLIVQCIQLGWQVSQSSNCNPKTRSWSGASETPGKTTSVTLQSSSSSPLPSSHTTCQSQQHTSENNTLPNEMPSHKFSVVSTRQSSSVSSLVERTSPELTWKSNSFGNVSELNNCLRGCSVAGQSFSDISQPSCTQNFSSTFCTNKSSSMRGSMGQMETVCQDSSDEEDDVRLLQEVVMMGRALAGNPELSASVTSTSTSKVHSAPAPKVPSQPELYLQSLPSSTSSVSVASPLRPHQYAQSSRHDAVLSSTSITENPAELPLLSSSHICSKAESSTFQSKNEHLSESSDEEQDSKILLEVISLGRAAVGKLQHSGGKSTDPDTKSLRDNVSEHQNKSSQVLVGGTACVKVQPATNDMPPPGQYLTSPCAMPDVSDCLIHDNDDDNDDDDDGKLLKEVIMLGLSSVQSIALNLPQPHLGKQPMTVPEKEMPAIATSCAGNDARINAVEDSPSEPAKGPVCDSVHKDTCNREGEQKDKPTVPPEPPADSSDRVVQIRLKLPNSRTLTRRFLASAELGVLLVYLDSLGYPLTRFKILKNWRRQELATVNPKQTLEQLKLYPKKTLTIKER, encoded by the exons ATGGCAACGGCTTTCAATGAGGTCAACGTTGCGAACGAGACACCGCTGATGTTCTCGCGAAGCAGCTCCCTCGGTTCACTCAGCAGTCTGGATCGGCAAGCCGCACTCAATGCCCACAACCTCGCTGTCAACCAGAG ccagCATACAAGTGGGGCTGTCTCTCCCAGTGATCTGCCAGACTCTCCAAGCCAAACAATGCCACCAAGCCCACGCCATAGATCTCCTGAACCTGCTTTCCGACTTCCCCCCTGCAGAAAGCCCATTCCACAGCCAATTGGCGGTGTGTTCCAAGACTGCCCACGAAGTTTTGCAGAAGAAGGAACTCCTTGTCGCATGTCACAGGCTACCAGCCTCAGTTCTCTCACTCAAGATGACGACACTAGCAACATTGAAAAACTGCTAAGGCATGATGATGAGCATGGGGCCTTTCAGGAGAGCAGTTTTGAAGAAGAGCGTGACGGACAGGCACGTTTTGTAGATGGCACATATTATGGGCGGAAGCACATGCAAGGCCAGTCGCATCTGCCACCTCACAGCATCACTGGCATTGATGAAGGTGCAGTTGAAGTGTTTGCAGACACAACACGGCGATATGCCCAAGAAGGCACACCACGAGGCTACTCAAGGCCTGAGAGCCCCTATTCATTAGCTAATGAGAACACCTGTCCACAAAGCGGCATTGTCCCTGACTGGGATGATGACTACCAAATGAGGCCCCACCGAAAGAAACAGCCTGTGCCCTTTGATAATAGTCGCAGTCATAGATGGAGTGGTGAACGAGTTCAGAAATCTCATGCCACACACAAGCATGTCTCATTTAATGATAACTGCGTCATGCGCACATCTCATGAAGATGCTGCTGTGCCTTACTTTGCTGAGGATTGTGTTCGTGTGTACTGCACGGAAGGTACACCGTCTGTTCTTTCCCATGCACCTTCCCTGAATGACCTGGGCAGTGCCAAAGCCTGGCCTAATCCACAGGGTTCAGGTGAACATATGCTTGAAGCTTCACCTGATGGTTGTCAAAGACCGTCATCCCAAAGTAGCCAGGCCAATCCCAAGTCACCACGGTGCCATAAACGTGCATCAATCAGTGATGACTGTCATCTTCACTCTCCACACGAAACAGCATCACCATCTTTTGAAGAAGACTGTTTGCGCGTGTACTGCACAGAGGACACGCCATCATTACTCTCCCATTCTGCATCATTCACTGATCTCAGCATAAGTCATGATGACGGGAAGAATTGGGAGTCGACTGAGCATTCTCCAAAACCGTCTTTCGCTAAAGCAGAAGCCCTTATTGATGTTTCTGATGAGGAGGAAGGCAGTGCCGATCTCATAGTGCAGTGCATCCAACTGGGTTGGCAGGTATCACAGTCATCAAACTGTAATCCAAAGACCAGGAGCTGGAGTGGAGCATCAGAAACACCGGGGAAAACTACATCTGTCACACTTCAGAGCAGCTCATCCTCACCTTTGCCATCTAGTCACACAACCTGTCAAAGTCAACAGCATACCAGTGAGAATAATACATTGCCAAACGAAATGCCATCTCACAAATTCAGTGTGGTAAGCACCAGGCAGAGCTCAAGTGTCAGCAGTCTTGTTGAAAGAACCTCTCCAGAGCTCACCTGGAAGAGCAATAGCTTTGGGAATGTAAGTGAACTAAACAATTGCCTGAGAGGCTGTTCAGTGGCTGGGCAAAGCTTTTCAGATATCAGCCAGCCCTCCTGCACACAAAACTTTAGTTCAACCTTTTGCACAAACAAGAGCAGTAGCATGCGTGGCAGCATGGGTCAAATGGAAACAGTATGTCAAGATAGTAGTGATGAAGAGGATGATGTCCGCTTGTTGCAGGAAGTTGTGATGATGGGCAGGGCACTGGCTGGAAACCCAGAATTGTCTGCAAGCGTGACATCTACAAGCACATCCAAGGTACACTCCGCTCCAGCACCGAAGGTGCCTTCTCAGCCGGAATTGTATTTGCAGTCCCTGCCTTCAAGCACATCTTCTGTTTCAGTGGCAAGCCCTTTGAGACCACACCAGTATGCTCAAAGCAGCAGGCATGATGCTGTTTTGAGTTCCACGAGCATCACAGAAAACCCAGCAGAACTGCCACTGTTGTCCTCTAGTCATATTTGCTCCAAAGCTGAAAGTAGTACTTTTCAGAGTAAAAATGAGCATCTGTCTGAAAGCAGTGATGAGGAGCAAGACAGCAAGATATTGCTTGAAGTGATCAGTCTTGGTCGTGCCGCTGTGGGTAAACTGCAACACTCTGGAGGCAAGAGCACGGACCCTGACACTAAAAGTCTCCGGGACAATGTCTCTGAACATCAAAACAAAAGTTCTCAAGTGCTTGTAGGAGGCACTGCATGTGTTAAAGTACAGCCTGCTACCAATGACATGCCACCTCCTGGTCAATACCTGACATCTCCTTGTGCAATGCCAGATGTTAGCGACTGTTTAATCCACGACAacgacgatgataatgatgatgacgatgatggcaagTTGCTAAAAGAAGTAATCATGCTTGGCCTTTCAAGTGTGCAAAGCATAGCTTTAAATTTGCCACAGCCACATCTTGGCAAGCAGCCAATGACAGTGCCTGAGAAGGAGATGCCAGCCATTGCAACATCATGTGCTGGCAATGATGCACGAATTAATGCTGTTGAAGACAGTCCTTCTGAACCTGCGAAAGGACCTGTTTGTGATAGTGTGCATAAAGATACTTGCAACAGGGAGGGAGAACAGAAAGACAAG